One genomic segment of Bacteroidota bacterium includes these proteins:
- a CDS encoding TonB-dependent receptor: MNHKQLLPIIFLLLLSSGIYAQQSIKGSVYDKQTNEPLPGVNIYFAGTQTGTTSDVTGEFILESQQAADSITLSFLGYQSKNVKAEQESNMLIGLEASSTNMQEVIVSASREEQKRSEAPIAISNISSSVISDAKPISIDQVLNKVSGVYMIDLGNEQHSMSIRQPLGYKSLYLYLEDGIPIRTSGLFNHNALIEINMANVRNIEVIRGPASSLYGQEAIGGAVNFITYGPTIVPTAKVFIQGNDIGYKRADFQASNTFNKLGLSIAGYYAERKDGYIEQSDFNKLGLSLRADYRFNDKTILNTNISYIDYYSEMSGGLDSVKYFEKDYEDMNTFTYRDVSALRANARLSHYWNDNSKTSFTAIFRDNSIKQNPSYFIVDDYKPWLGTGDPNLAHGQINDVYFQSYAAIIQHKESFDWKNAALIGGVSTDFSPSGYYANYISIDKSDDGHYTDFTSTDSVLSDYDVDVSNYAAYTQFEFSPLMHLRFVAAIRYDNFVYDYHNLLPPSPTSGAPDSKNTYSQFSPKLGLTYEIKETSGVYVNYSQGFVPPQITELYRQVQVPTLKPSVFYNYEAGGWATLFKNLVYLDASVYLMEGVDEIISVYDLTDGSYHNENAGKTQHKGIEYGLTYTPLKSLYLRVSGTNATHIFIDYVENGVDYNGNDMGNAPGFIANAEIMFKPAMLKGFRIGVETQHLSEYYMDPANTVKYPGFTVFNLRTGYSWSGLEVWVNWMNFTNQYYATIASKTIWGYSYDPGDPSNINIGLSYRFTGKEK; the protein is encoded by the coding sequence ATGAATCACAAACAATTATTACCAATCATCTTTCTGCTGCTTTTATCCTCAGGTATATATGCGCAGCAATCAATAAAAGGAAGTGTTTATGATAAACAAACCAATGAACCATTACCGGGTGTAAATATTTATTTTGCCGGCACACAAACCGGAACCACATCGGATGTTACGGGGGAATTCATTCTTGAAAGTCAACAAGCAGCAGATAGTATTACATTATCCTTTTTGGGTTATCAGTCAAAGAATGTAAAAGCTGAACAAGAAAGTAATATGTTAATCGGATTAGAAGCATCGTCCACGAATATGCAGGAAGTAATAGTTTCAGCAAGTCGGGAGGAGCAAAAAAGAAGTGAAGCTCCGATTGCCATCAGCAATATTTCATCATCAGTAATCAGTGATGCAAAGCCAATTTCTATTGACCAGGTGTTGAATAAAGTGAGTGGTGTATATATGATAGATCTTGGCAATGAACAACATTCAATGTCTATTCGTCAGCCTCTTGGATATAAAAGCCTTTATCTCTATTTGGAGGATGGAATTCCGATTCGAACTTCGGGATTGTTTAACCATAATGCATTGATTGAAATTAATATGGCAAATGTCAGGAATATAGAAGTTATTCGTGGACCTGCATCTTCCCTTTATGGACAGGAAGCAATTGGCGGAGCGGTGAATTTTATTACCTATGGCCCAACGATAGTACCAACAGCAAAAGTATTTATACAGGGAAATGATATTGGTTATAAGAGAGCAGATTTTCAAGCTTCTAATACCTTTAATAAACTGGGTTTATCCATTGCAGGCTATTATGCTGAAAGAAAAGATGGTTATATAGAACAAAGCGATTTTAATAAACTTGGTTTATCACTGCGGGCTGATTACCGTTTTAATGATAAAACTATACTGAATACTAATATATCATACATTGATTATTATTCAGAAATGAGTGGTGGCTTAGATAGTGTCAAGTATTTTGAAAAGGACTATGAAGATATGAATACGTTTACCTACCGTGATGTATCCGCACTAAGAGCTAATGCCAGATTATCCCATTATTGGAATGACAATAGCAAGACTTCTTTTACAGCAATATTCCGTGATAACAGCATTAAACAAAATCCCTCCTATTTTATAGTGGATGATTACAAACCCTGGTTAGGAACCGGTGACCCCAATTTAGCCCATGGTCAGATTAATGATGTGTATTTTCAAAGCTATGCCGCAATCATTCAACATAAAGAATCCTTTGACTGGAAAAATGCGGCATTAATTGGTGGAGTATCAACAGATTTCAGCCCATCGGGATATTATGCCAATTATATCAGTATAGATAAAAGCGATGACGGTCATTATACTGACTTCACCTCTACTGATTCAGTGCTTTCGGACTATGATGTGGATGTATCGAACTATGCTGCCTATACTCAATTTGAATTTTCACCATTAATGCATTTGCGATTCGTAGCAGCTATTCGTTATGACAATTTCGTATATGATTATCATAACTTGTTGCCACCTTCACCTACTTCAGGAGCACCAGACAGCAAGAATACATACTCGCAATTTTCTCCAAAACTGGGTTTGACTTATGAGATAAAAGAAACATCGGGTGTATATGTTAATTATAGCCAGGGTTTTGTACCGCCTCAGATAACAGAATTATACAGACAAGTACAAGTGCCAACATTAAAACCTTCAGTTTTTTATAACTATGAAGCAGGTGGCTGGGCAACCCTTTTTAAAAACTTGGTGTATTTAGATGCAAGTGTATATCTGATGGAAGGGGTGGATGAAATAATTTCGGTATATGATCTTACGGATGGATCATATCATAATGAGAATGCGGGTAAAACACAACATAAAGGAATTGAATATGGGTTAACTTATACTCCCTTAAAGAGTTTGTATTTAAGAGTAAGCGGTACAAATGCCACACATATATTTATTGATTATGTCGAAAACGGAGTTGATTATAATGGAAATGATATGGGAAATGCACCAGGGTTTATAGCGAACGCAGAAATAATGTTTAAGCCAGCAATGTTAAAGGGATTCAGAATCGGCGTAGAGACTCAGCATCTAAGCGAGTACTATATGGATCCAGCGAATACAGTTAAATATCCGGGATTTACAGTCTTCAACCTGCGTACAGGTTATTCATGGAGCGGACTCGAAGTTTGGGTTAACTGGATGAATTTTACAAATCAGTATTATGCCACTATTGCTAGTAAAACAATTTGGGGATATAGTTATGATCCGGGCGATCCATCAAATATAAATATTGGTCTGAGTTATAGATTTACCGGTAAAGAAAAATAA
- a CDS encoding YihY/virulence factor BrkB family protein, which yields MLILMKKIFLLIKDTVISFRQDKVLKKSASLAYYTVFALPALALVLISITSVFYGEDAASGAMFSQLDGLVGKTAALQIQEAIKNRHLSGNSVIGTIVGGAILLFSAGGIFAEIQDSINMIWGLKAKTKRGILKLILNRIISFSLVLSLGFALLVSLVINALIAALKSKLEVQFPGLNVNLTLFIDWALQIVIITYLIAIIFRILPDAKIKWRDVSIGAFVTTILFLLGKILLGYIISRNASIEAYGAAGSIVLILLWVYYSSAILYFGAEFTQVFAKRYGSDIQPNKYATWVETHTVEVETPSVKDKNIVQEKE from the coding sequence ATGTTAATCCTTATGAAAAAAATATTTTTACTTATTAAAGATACCGTTATAAGTTTCAGGCAGGATAAAGTGCTGAAGAAAAGTGCATCGCTTGCTTATTATACAGTGTTTGCATTGCCTGCGTTAGCACTAGTTCTTATTTCAATTACCAGTGTTTTTTATGGAGAAGATGCTGCTTCCGGTGCAATGTTTAGTCAGCTTGATGGCTTAGTTGGGAAAACTGCCGCATTGCAAATTCAGGAAGCAATTAAGAACCGGCATCTCTCTGGGAATTCAGTTATAGGAACAATTGTAGGTGGTGCAATTTTGCTATTTAGCGCAGGTGGAATATTTGCAGAAATCCAAGACAGTATTAATATGATTTGGGGTTTAAAAGCAAAGACCAAGCGGGGAATATTAAAATTAATATTGAACAGAATTATTTCCTTTTCACTGGTATTAAGTCTCGGTTTTGCATTACTTGTTTCACTTGTGATTAATGCATTAATAGCGGCACTTAAATCAAAATTAGAAGTTCAATTTCCGGGCTTAAATGTCAACCTTACACTCTTTATAGATTGGGCTTTGCAAATTGTAATCATCACTTATTTAATTGCGATAATTTTTAGAATTCTACCTGATGCAAAAATTAAATGGCGTGATGTTTCCATCGGAGCATTTGTTACTACAATATTATTTTTATTAGGGAAAATTTTATTGGGATATATCATTTCAAGAAATGCATCTATTGAAGCTTATGGAGCTGCAGGTTCCATTGTATTAATTTTATTGTGGGTATATTATTCCTCAGCTATTCTCTATTTTGGGGCAGAATTTACACAAGTATTTGCAAAACGTTATGGCAGCGATATACAACCGAATAAATATGCAACATGGGTTGAAACGCATACAGTGGAAGTAGAAACTCCAAGTGTAAAAGATAAAAACATAGTTCAGGAAAAAGAGTAG
- a CDS encoding exo-alpha-sialidase yields the protein MKEKAIAIVFIIFLFSCTSSNEDKNTRDEQEESTVKILSSEGRKPHSVYITKNYNQQPVICWTEEDTLSKIKYVYYSVSLDNGISFSEKNEIPVEQTIQLHAEGMPKIAFRKNGDVYAFYEVTSNSEVNHFAGEIHYKLSTDNGKNWSTPNRVHQDSTKHKGWSFFDVAMLSNGEIGACWLDTSNPDGGRPVKFAKTNATGKFSDEVMVDDLACECCRTGIYCDESGIINIVYRDIIQDSIRDISVATSSDGGKTFSNPICFSGDNWNIQGCPHNGPDVVSDSNGIYAVWFTGTSQQGLYYAELNSSGSISKKEQINSEGRNIQIALLPDGNKIMVYNESYKIENTFYSTIKFKKGNQEPVILTDEKVSASLPVILALNNSQCIVTWLEENNGQEQVVYKLAAMQ from the coding sequence ATGAAAGAAAAAGCAATCGCAATTGTATTTATAATTTTTTTATTTTCTTGCACATCTTCAAACGAAGACAAAAATACTCGTGATGAGCAAGAGGAATCCACAGTAAAAATATTATCATCCGAAGGAAGAAAACCACATTCCGTTTATATCACTAAAAATTATAATCAACAGCCTGTAATTTGTTGGACGGAAGAAGATACGCTGAGCAAAATAAAATATGTTTACTATTCAGTTTCATTAGATAACGGTATTTCTTTTTCAGAAAAAAATGAAATACCTGTTGAGCAAACCATACAATTACATGCGGAGGGAATGCCAAAAATAGCATTCAGAAAAAATGGAGATGTATATGCTTTTTATGAAGTAACATCTAATTCGGAAGTGAATCATTTTGCCGGAGAAATTCATTACAAATTATCGACGGACAATGGTAAGAATTGGTCGACTCCGAATCGTGTACATCAGGATAGTACAAAGCATAAAGGCTGGTCGTTTTTTGATGTTGCAATGTTAAGCAACGGAGAAATTGGTGCATGCTGGCTCGATACATCAAATCCTGATGGCGGAAGGCCGGTGAAGTTTGCCAAAACAAATGCAACGGGGAAATTTTCAGATGAAGTAATGGTTGACGATTTAGCATGTGAGTGTTGTCGAACTGGAATATATTGCGATGAAAGCGGAATTATCAATATTGTTTACCGAGATATTATTCAGGATTCCATAAGAGATATTTCTGTGGCAACTTCATCTGATGGTGGTAAAACATTCAGCAATCCCATATGCTTCAGTGGTGATAATTGGAACATACAAGGATGTCCACACAATGGCCCTGATGTAGTAAGTGATAGCAATGGTATTTATGCCGTATGGTTTACAGGCACATCGCAACAAGGATTGTATTATGCTGAATTGAATTCTAGTGGTAGTATTTCAAAAAAGGAACAGATTAATTCAGAAGGAAGAAATATTCAAATTGCATTGTTACCTGATGGCAATAAAATAATGGTATATAACGAATCATATAAAATTGAAAATACCTTTTATTCAACAATCAAATTTAAAAAAGGAAACCAGGAACCGGTGATATTAACAGATGAAAAAGTAAGCGCTTCCTTGCCGGTAATTCTTGCTTTGAATAATAGCCAATGCATCGTTACATGGCTGGAAGAAAATAACGGACAGGAACAAGTAGTGTATAAGTTAGCAGCAATGCAATAA
- the chrA gene encoding chromate efflux transporter: MEKPTFTEALKFWIKLGFISFGGPAGQIAIMHEFLVEKKKWISDSKFLHALNYCMVLPGPEAQQLAIYIGWMLHGTRGGIVAGILFVLPSMFILLGLSAIYVSFGNLPWIYAMFNGLKPAVIAIVILALIKIGKKSLVSPFHYFIAFAAFVCIFFLNISFPLIIIGAIIITIIIRKIFPALIQSSIKNTVENDKDETDYYINKHTITSDIGFKPLRFWKQVGFGILFWIMPVIVFYMYINDFEFWKNLTLFFTQAAFVTFGGAYAVLPYVAQVSVEKFNWLTELQMVDGLALGETTPGPLIMVLVFVGFMAGYNHFDSSLAMGTLALVTTTFYTFLPCFLFILVGAPIIERTQENKTIKEILAIVTAAVVGVIINLTIYLGSAVIFPTNISFAELDYIALSWTVISFIAMYRFKINMITWIGVSAIFGLVYYLLEK; encoded by the coding sequence ATGGAAAAACCCACCTTTACAGAAGCATTAAAATTTTGGATTAAACTTGGTTTTATAAGTTTTGGCGGCCCGGCTGGTCAGATTGCTATTATGCACGAATTTCTGGTTGAAAAAAAGAAATGGATAAGCGACAGTAAATTTTTACATGCATTGAATTATTGCATGGTTTTACCCGGACCGGAAGCGCAACAGTTGGCGATATATATTGGATGGATGCTACACGGAACCCGAGGTGGAATTGTAGCTGGAATTTTATTCGTGCTTCCTTCTATGTTCATTTTACTTGGCCTGAGTGCTATTTATGTTTCTTTCGGAAACCTGCCATGGATTTATGCAATGTTCAATGGATTAAAACCTGCCGTAATTGCAATTGTTATTCTTGCACTTATAAAAATTGGTAAAAAATCTTTAGTAAGTCCGTTTCATTATTTTATTGCATTTGCAGCCTTTGTATGTATTTTCTTTTTAAATATTTCATTTCCCCTGATAATTATAGGAGCAATTATTATTACAATCATAATACGAAAAATCTTTCCCGCCTTAATTCAATCCTCAATAAAAAACACGGTGGAAAATGATAAAGATGAAACAGATTACTACATTAATAAACATACAATTACTTCTGATATTGGTTTCAAACCATTACGATTTTGGAAGCAAGTAGGCTTCGGTATTTTATTCTGGATAATGCCAGTAATTGTATTTTATATGTATATAAATGACTTTGAATTTTGGAAAAATTTAACACTGTTTTTTACTCAAGCTGCTTTCGTAACCTTCGGTGGTGCGTATGCTGTTTTACCTTATGTAGCACAAGTAAGTGTTGAAAAATTTAACTGGTTAACCGAATTACAAATGGTAGATGGTCTTGCTCTGGGTGAAACAACTCCCGGCCCCTTAATTATGGTACTTGTTTTCGTGGGATTTATGGCAGGTTATAATCATTTTGACAGCTCTCTTGCAATGGGTACTCTCGCATTGGTAACTACTACATTTTATACATTTCTACCATGCTTCCTTTTTATTCTTGTCGGAGCCCCAATCATTGAGAGAACACAAGAAAATAAAACGATAAAAGAAATTCTAGCTATTGTAACTGCTGCAGTAGTTGGTGTGATTATTAACCTTACTATTTATTTGGGCTCTGCTGTAATTTTTCCTACAAATATTTCTTTCGCAGAACTCGACTATATTGCACTTAGCTGGACAGTAATTTCATTCATCGCCATGTATCGTTTCAAAATAAATATGATAACATGGATTGGAGTAAGTGCAATATTTGGACTAGTATATTATCTTTTAGAAAAATAA
- a CDS encoding YqhA family protein, with protein MKKPIYIFRYFSLIAITCSLIGSLLLFFIGTWKTYNAIRIVFFDYIPSGNEHLHSIDNATIYLMKSLDTFLIAMALFIFAYGIFTLFISNKKDIKDNGVLQWIAISNIGHLKNILAELIIIILFVIFLEVIIENINNLKWEFLIIPISVLLLALGLKYLKLENKDDP; from the coding sequence ATGAAAAAACCAATTTATATATTCCGCTATTTTAGTTTAATAGCAATTACTTGTTCACTAATAGGATCTCTACTACTTTTCTTTATTGGTACTTGGAAAACTTACAACGCAATTAGAATAGTATTTTTTGATTATATCCCTTCAGGGAATGAACATTTGCATTCCATTGATAATGCAACAATATATTTAATGAAATCATTAGATACATTTCTAATAGCCATGGCTCTATTCATTTTTGCGTATGGTATTTTTACTTTATTTATTTCTAACAAAAAAGACATTAAGGATAATGGCGTCTTACAATGGATTGCTATCTCAAATATTGGACATTTAAAAAACATACTTGCAGAACTTATTATTATTATTCTATTTGTAATTTTTCTTGAAGTCATAATCGAAAATATAAACAATTTAAAATGGGAGTTTTTGATAATTCCAATCTCTGTGCTTTTATTAGCACTCGGATTGAAATATTTAAAATTAGAAAACAAAGATGACCCTTAA
- a CDS encoding DUF748 domain-containing protein: protein METSNYNKPKHKKKRVRNIILIVVGVLIVIRLILPYVVLKVVNKKLSEIDGYYGHVDDIDLALIAGAYKIKVIKLEKTGGEIPVPFFAADEIRLAVEWPAIFKGKLVGTIKVEHPVLNFVKGPTEETSQTSMDGDWRDVVDDLLPLKLNSFEINNGEIHYQDFHSDPKVDVYSDNIHILAENLTNEKNDSILLPSTVVGSADIYGGSATMNMKLDALNKIPTFDFNAELLNLNLVEVNDFLKAYGNFDVQKGTFGLYIEAAAKNNKIDGYTKPIIKDLDVINWKEEKEDPLPEKLWESLVGFGGWIFKNSSEDQVATKVEFSGNLDNPDVPVGVIIGETFRNAFIKALQPALENNVNIKTVGTDKEKKDGFFDKLFDGKKE, encoded by the coding sequence ATGGAAACAAGTAATTATAATAAACCTAAGCATAAGAAAAAAAGAGTCCGAAATATTATACTAATAGTAGTTGGTGTATTAATAGTTATCAGACTTATTTTACCTTATGTAGTACTTAAAGTAGTAAATAAAAAACTCTCTGAAATTGATGGATATTATGGCCATGTTGATGATATTGATCTTGCATTAATTGCTGGGGCATATAAAATAAAAGTGATTAAATTGGAAAAAACCGGTGGCGAAATTCCTGTACCGTTTTTTGCTGCGGATGAAATCAGATTAGCCGTGGAATGGCCTGCTATTTTTAAAGGAAAATTAGTGGGGACTATTAAAGTGGAGCATCCAGTTCTCAATTTTGTAAAAGGCCCAACAGAAGAAACTTCTCAAACTTCTATGGATGGAGATTGGAGAGATGTGGTAGATGATTTGTTGCCATTAAAACTCAATAGTTTTGAAATTAATAATGGAGAAATTCATTATCAGGATTTTCATAGTGACCCTAAAGTAGATGTGTATTCTGATAACATTCATATACTTGCCGAAAATTTAACCAATGAAAAAAATGATTCTATTTTATTGCCATCAACAGTTGTGGGTTCTGCGGATATTTACGGTGGAAGTGCAACAATGAATATGAAGTTAGATGCATTAAATAAAATACCCACTTTCGATTTTAATGCGGAATTGTTGAATCTGAATTTAGTGGAGGTGAATGATTTCTTAAAAGCGTATGGCAATTTTGATGTACAAAAAGGAACCTTCGGATTGTATATTGAAGCGGCAGCAAAAAATAATAAAATTGATGGATATACAAAACCAATTATTAAAGATTTAGATGTCATTAATTGGAAAGAGGAAAAGGAAGATCCTCTTCCTGAAAAACTTTGGGAATCTTTAGTGGGATTTGGTGGATGGATATTTAAAAATAGCTCGGAAGATCAGGTGGCAACGAAAGTGGAATTTTCAGGAAATCTGGATAATCCCGATGTGCCTGTTGGTGTAATTATCGGCGAAACTTTTCGTAATGCATTTATAAAAGCATTACAACCTGCACTTGAAAATAATGTGAATATTAAAACAGTGGGAACAGACAAAGAAAAGAAAGATGGATTTTTTGATAAATTGTTTGATGGGAAGAAGGAGTAA
- a CDS encoding mechanosensitive ion channel, translated as MDIRVIESIITVATFFILRFATVKFLAKVQKKYDYSKYRIRPILKFANLSIFIILVIVLIAIWGVEQTNILTFITSVVTVVGIALVAQWSILSNISSALIIFISHPVKLGESITIIDKEFDIKGQVSDIGLFYVILKTDTAEKITIPNNVFLQKATKINLKKQ; from the coding sequence ATGGATATTAGAGTTATAGAATCAATAATTACAGTTGCAACTTTCTTTATTTTAAGATTTGCTACTGTAAAATTTCTTGCTAAAGTTCAGAAAAAGTATGACTACTCAAAGTACAGAATAAGACCTATCTTGAAGTTTGCCAATTTATCAATTTTTATAATACTCGTAATTGTATTAATAGCAATTTGGGGTGTGGAGCAGACAAATATATTAACCTTTATTACTTCCGTTGTAACAGTCGTAGGAATTGCATTAGTAGCTCAATGGTCAATACTTTCAAACATTTCTTCTGCTTTAATCATATTTATTAGTCATCCTGTTAAATTGGGAGAATCTATAACAATTATTGACAAAGAATTTGATATTAAAGGACAAGTGTCTGATATTGGTTTATTCTATGTGATTTTAAAGACAGATACAGCTGAAAAAATTACAATTCCAAATAATGTTTTCTTACAAAAAGCGACAAAAATCAATTTAAAAAAACAGTGA
- a CDS encoding DUF1801 domain-containing protein, whose amino-acid sequence MKATGNTVKEILTSLPQERAEPFNKLHDVIIKNLPKGFEAAMSYGGLGYVVPHTLYPEGYHCKPSEPLPFAGIASQKNSINFYHMGIYADPKLLNWFVSEYPKHSKQKLDMGKSCIRFKKLDDIPYKLIGELMKKISVKEWITIYETHLKK is encoded by the coding sequence ATGAAAGCAACAGGAAATACAGTAAAAGAAATTCTGACTAGTCTTCCACAGGAAAGAGCAGAACCATTTAATAAATTACATGATGTAATTATAAAAAATCTACCTAAAGGTTTTGAAGCCGCTATGAGTTATGGTGGCTTGGGATATGTGGTTCCGCATACTTTATATCCTGAAGGTTACCATTGCAAACCAAGCGAACCACTTCCCTTCGCAGGTATTGCATCGCAAAAGAATTCTATTAATTTTTATCACATGGGTATTTATGCCGACCCGAAATTATTGAACTGGTTTGTTAGTGAATATCCCAAGCATTCCAAGCAAAAACTGGACATGGGTAAAAGTTGTATTCGTTTTAAAAAGCTGGACGATATTCCTTACAAACTGATTGGTGAATTAATGAAAAAAATAAGTGTAAAAGAATGGATAACTATTTATGAAACTCACTTAAAAAAATAA